In one Pseudoliparis swirei isolate HS2019 ecotype Mariana Trench chromosome 23, NWPU_hadal_v1, whole genome shotgun sequence genomic region, the following are encoded:
- the si:ch211-198m17.1 gene encoding mucin-2 isoform X1 has protein sequence MFPRSLLPVVCLLVAVIKGMTATDPTTHNVTSDGGMMNTTSTTPATSSSDHSTSSFPTLPPHTSNDTTANTPVTHTSNDTTANTPVTHTSNDTTASTPVTHTSNDTTASTPVTHTSNDTTASTPVTHTSNDTTASTPVTHTSNDTTASTPVTHTSNYTTASTPVTHTSNDTTSNTPVTHTSNDTTASTPVTHTSNDTTASTPVTHTSNDTTASTPVTHTSNDTTASTPVTHTSNDTTASTPVTHTSNDTTASTPVTHTSNDTTSSTPVTHTSNDTTANTPVTHTSNDTTANTPVTHTSNDTTASTPVTHTSNDTTASTPVTHTSNDTTASTPVTHTSNDTTASTPVTHTSNDTTASTPVTHTSNDTTASTPVTHTSNDTTANTPVTHTSNDTTASTPVTHTSNDTTASTPVTHTSNDTTANTPVTHTSNDTTANTPVTHTSNDTTSSTPVTHTSNDTTANTSVTHTSNDTTTSTPVTHTSNDTTANTSVTHTSNDTTTSTPVTHTSNDTTTSTPVTHTSNDTTTSTPVTHTSNDTTASTPVTHTSNDTTTSTPVTHTSNDTTTSTPVTHTSNDTTANTSVTHTSNDTTTSTPVTHTSNDTTANTTVTHTSNDTTTSTPVTHTSNDTTTSTPVTHTSNDTTANTSVTHTSNDTTTSTPVTHTSNDTTANTTVTHTSNDTTTSTPVTHTSNDTTSSTPVTHTSNDTTTSTPVTHTSNDTTANTSVTHTSNDTTTSTPVTHTSNDTTTSTPVTHTSNDTTTSTPVTHTSNDTTANTSVTHTSNDTTTSTPVTHTSNDTTASTPVTHTSNDTTTSTPVTHTSNDTTANTSVTHTSNDTTTSTPVTHTSNDTTANTSVTHTSNDTTTSTPVTHTSNDTTTSTPVTHTSNDTTTSTPVTHTSNDTTANTPVTHTSNDTTTSTPVTHTSNDTTASTNSTNIPPETPIPTTTPLSSTTTTNTTLTTVPPPSSPTSISNSSSFPTNTSSDSSTAPPTGNTSTVSPSTTSGVSGNTSASSTTGTATTITGTTQRPTDATTNSSSTTPTSITTISTGTTINSTTQRPTDATTNSSSTTPTSITTISTGTTINSTTQRPKDTTAVPPVPPVIVCPAVPCPLDSVCLNSTCQCLSGRFLVNGRCAAAQVFPGQLHLTSLTFEKNMSDRASGIFQKTAAQISAALREALKNQPGYKQSDVVQLEPGSVQATVNNIFDNTTATKESVNQAINEAIANPSNGLLANATFIGINLCMQEPLPCEFSTTTCRNSNGQAACSCKEGYIAIPYSNTSCSVCLSGQRAVGNVCQLCAFGYAGLNCNDSSLLAVVIISCMLGALLIIVLALLIYCYCRGFTRSKQDYSSSPYSSGDLNKPWPTGITPIPRASMNLEAAPPIEMSEGGIARVLVDKKHPTNGLGFQPKYKGGKKSGSYDLNPVGMNTFKDQDPSRYTYLVQGHENPYFLAEEGKED, from the exons GAATGACAGCAACAGATCCTACAACACATAATGTCACCAGCGATGGGGGAATGATGAACACGACATCCACCACTCCTGCAACTTCAAGCAGCGACCACTCAACCAGCAGTTTTCCAACTTTACCACCACACACCAGTAACGACACCACCGCAAATacaccggtcacacacaccagtaacgaCACCACCGCAAATacaccggtcacacacaccagcaacGACACCACCGCAAGTacaccggtcacacacaccagtaacgacaccaccgcaagtacaccggtcacacacaccagtaacgacaccaccgcaagtacaccggtcacacacaccagtaacgacaccaccgcaagtacaccggtcacacacaccagtaacgacaccaccgcaagtacaccggtcacacacaccagtaactACACCACCGCAAGTacaccggtcacacacaccagtaacgaCACCACCTCAAATacaccggtcacacacaccagcaacGACACCACCGCAAGTacaccggtcacacacaccagtaacgacaccaccgcaagtacaccggtcacacacaccagcaacGACACCACCGCAAGTacaccggtcacacacaccagtaatGACACCACCGCAAGTacaccggtcacacacaccagtaacgacaccaccgcaagtacaccggtcacacacaccagtaacgacaccaccgcaagtacaccggtcacacacaccagtaacgacaccacctcaagtacaccggtcacacacaccagcaacGACACCACCGCAAATacaccggtcacacacaccagtaacgaCACCACCGCAAATacaccggtcacacacaccagtaacgacaccaccgcaagtacaccggtcacacacaccagtaacgacaccaccgcaagtacaccggtcacacacaccagtaacgacaccaccgcaagtacaccggtcacacacaccagtaacgacaccaccgcaagtacaccggtcacacacaccagcaacGACACCACCGCAAGTacaccggtcacacacaccagtaacgacaccaccgcaagtacaccggtcacacacaccagtaacgaCACCACCGCAAATacaccggtcacacacaccagtaacgacaccaccgcaagtacaccggtcacacacaccagtaacgacaccaccgcaagtacaccggtcacacacaccagcaacGACACCACCGCAAATacaccggtcacacacaccagcaacGACACCACCGCAAATacaccggtcacacacaccagcaacGACACCACCTCAAGTacaccggtcacacacaccagtaacgaCACCACCGCAAATACAtcggtcacacacaccagtaacgacaccaccacaagtacaccggtcacacacaccagtaacgaCACCACCGCAAATACAtcggtcacacacaccagtaacgacaccaccacaagtacaccggtcacacacaccagtaacgacaccaccacaagtacaccggtcacacacaccagtaacgacaccaccacaagtacaccggtcacacacaccagtaacgacaccaccgcaagtacaccggtcacacacaccagtaacgacaccaccacaagtacaccggtcacacacaccagtaacgacaccaccacaagtacaccggtcacacacaccagtaacgaCACCACCGCAAATACAtcggtcacacacaccagtaacgacaccaccacaagtacaccggtcacacacaccagtaacgaCACCACCGCAAATACaacggtcacacacaccagtaacgacaccaccacaagtacaccggtcacacacaccagtaacgacaccaccacaagtacaccggtcacacacaccagtaacgaCACCACCGCAAATACAtcggtcacacacaccagtaacgacaccaccacaagtacaccggtcacacacaccagtaacgaCACCACCGCAAATACaacggtcacacacaccagtaacgacaccaccacaagtacaccggtcacacacaccagtaacgacaccacctcaagtacaccggtcacacacaccagtaacgacaccaccacaagtacaccggtcacacacaccagtaacgaCACCACCGCAAATACAtcggtcacacacaccagtaacgacaccaccacaagtacaccggtcacacacaccagtaacgacaccaccacaagtacaccggtcacacacaccagtaacgacaccaccacaagtacaccggtcacacacaccagtaacgaCACCACCGCAAATACAtcggtcacacacaccagtaacgacaccaccacaagtacaccggtcacacacaccagtaacgacaccaccgcaagtacaccggtcacacacaccagtaacgaCACCACCACAAGTACAccagtcacacacaccagtaacgaCACCACCGCAAATACAtcggtcacacacaccagtaacgacaccaccacaagtacaccggtcacacacaccagtaacgaCACCACCGCAAATACAtcggtcacacacaccagtaacgacaccaccacaagtacaccggtcacacacaccagtaacgacaccaccacaagtacaccggtcacacacaccagcaacGACACCACCACAAGTacaccggtcacacacaccagcaacGACACCACCGCAAATacaccggtcacacacaccagtaacgacaccaccacaagtacaccggtcacacacaccagcaacGACACCACCGCAAGTACAAACTCTACTAACATCCCTCCTGAGACTCCTATTCCCACTACTACACCCTTATCCTCCACTAccaccacaaacacaacactcACAACAGTACCCCCACCCTCTTCACCTACCTCCATCTCCAACTCCAGCTCTTTCCCCACAAATACCTCCTCAGACAGTAGCACCGCACCCCCAACCGGAAATACCAGCACCGTTAGTCCCTCAACGACCTCAGGAG TGAGTGGCAATACATCAGCCTCATCTACCACTGGTACTGCTACCACCATCACTGGCACCACCCAGCGACCAACAGACGCCACCACTAacagctcctccaccactccaacgtccatcaccaccatcagtACTGGTACCACCATTAATAGCACCACCCAGCGACCAACAGACGCCACCACCAATAGCTCCTCCACCACTCCAAcatccatcaccaccatcagtACTGGTACCACCATTAATAGCACCACCCAGCGACCAAAAGACACAACAGCAGTCCCGCCCGTCCCTCCTGTTATAG TGTGTCCTGCCGTCCCGTGCCCACTCGACAGCGTCTGTCTTAATAGCACATGCCAGTGTCTCTCTGGTCGCTTCCTGGTGAATGGCCGCTGTGCAGCTG CCCAAGTGTTCCCAGGCCAGCTtcatctcacctccttgacATTTGAAAAGAACATGAGCGACAGGGCCTCAGGAATATTCCAGAAGACAGCAGCTCAGATCTCGGCAGCG CTCAGAGAGGCCCTCAAAAATCAGCCGGGGTATAAACAATCAGATGTTGTGCAACTTGA ACCAGGAAGTGTACAAGCAACTGTAAACAACATATTTGACAACACAACCGCCACTAAAGAGTCTGTTAATCAGGCCATCAATGAAGCTATAGCCAACCCGTCAAATGGCCTGTTGGCTAATGCTACATTTATAG GTATCAACCTGTGTATGCAGGAGCCACTTCCATGTGAATTCTCCACGACAACGTGCAGAAATTCAAATGGCCAAGCTGCTTGTTCCTGTAAAGAGGGCTACATCGCCATCCCGTACTCCAACACCAGCTGCAGTG TGTGTCTAAGTGGGCAGAGGGCAGTGGGAAACGTGTGCCAACT CTGTGCATTCGGTTACGCTGGCTTAAACTGCAATGACT CGTCGCTGCTCGCGGTGGTGATCATCTCCTGTATGCTGGGAGCTCTTCTCATCATCGTCCTGGCTTTGCTCATATATTGCTACTG TAGGGGATTCACAAGGAGCAAGCAGGACTACAGCAGCAGCCCGTACTCATCCGGTGATTTAAACAAGCCCTGGCCCACTGGCATCACCCCCATCCCCCGAGCCTCCATGAACTTAGAGGCAGCTCCTCCAATAGAGATGTCAGAAGGGGGCATCGCTCGTGTTCTGGTGGACAAAAAACATCCAACCAACGGATTG GGGTTTCAGCCGAAGTACAAAGGAGGGAAAAAG TCGGGATCATATGATCTCAACCCAGTAGGGATGAACACCTTCAAAGATCAAGACCCATCCCGGTACACCTATCTGGTTCAAGGCCACGAGAACCCCTACTTCTTAGCGGAAGAAGGCAAGGAGGACTGA
- the si:ch211-198m17.1 gene encoding mucin-2 isoform X3, which yields MFPRSLLPVVCLLVAVIKGMTATDPTTHNVTSDGGMMNTTSTTPATSSSDHSTSSFPTLPPHTSNDTTANTPVTHTSNDTTANTPVTHTSNDTTASTPVTHTSNDTTASTPVTHTSNDTTASTPVTHTSNDTTASTPVTHTSNDTTASTPVTHTSNYTTASTPVTHTSNDTTSNTPVTHTSNDTTASTPVTHTSNDTTASTPVTHTSNDTTASTPVTHTSNDTTASTPVTHTSNDTTASTPVTHTSNDTTASTPVTHTSNDTTSSTPVTHTSNDTTANTPVTHTSNDTTANTPVTHTSNDTTASTPVTHTSNDTTASTPVTHTSNDTTASTPVTHTSNDTTASTPVTHTSNDTTASTPVTHTSNDTTASTPVTHTSNDTTANTPVTHTSNDTTASTPVTHTSNDTTASTPVTHTSNDTTANTPVTHTSNDTTANTPVTHTSNDTTSSTPVTHTSNDTTANTSVTHTSNDTTTSTPVTHTSNDTTANTSVTHTSNDTTTSTPVTHTSNDTTTSTPVTHTSNDTTTSTPVTHTSNDTTASTPVTHTSNDTTTSTPVTHTSNDTTTSTPVTHTSNDTTANTSVTHTSNDTTTSTPVTHTSNDTTANTTVTHTSNDTTTSTPVTHTSNDTTTSTPVTHTSNDTTANTSVTHTSNDTTTSTPVTHTSNDTTANTTVTHTSNDTTTSTPVTHTSNDTTSSTPVTHTSNDTTTSTPVTHTSNDTTANTSVTHTSNDTTTSTPVTHTSNDTTTSTPVTHTSNDTTTSTPVTHTSNDTTANTSVTHTSNDTTTSTPVTHTSNDTTASTPVTHTSNDTTTSTPVTHTSNDTTANTSVTHTSNDTTTSTPVTHTSNDTTANTSVTHTSNDTTTSTPVTHTSNDTTTSTPVTHTSNDTTTSTPVTHTSNDTTANTPVTHTSNDTTTSTPVTHTSNDTTASTNSTNIPPETPIPTTTPLSSTTTTNTTLTTVPPPSSPTSISNSSSFPTNTSSDSSTAPPTGNTSTVSPSTTSGVSGNTSASSTTGTATTITGTTQRPTDATTNSSSTTPTSITTISTGTTINSTTQRPTDATTNSSSTTPTSITTISTGTTINSTTQRPKDTTAVPPVPPVIVCPAVPCPLDSVCLNSTCQCLSGRFLVNGRCAAAQVFPGQLHLTSLTFEKNMSDRASGIFQKTAAQISAALREALKNQPGYKQSDVVQLEPGSVQATVNNIFDNTTATKESVNQAINEAIANPSNGLLANATFIGINLCMQEPLPCEFSTTTCRNSNGQAACSCKEGYIAIPYSNTSCSVCLSGQRAVGNVCQLCAFGYAGLNCNDSSLLAVVIISCMLGALLIIVLALLIYCYCRGFTRSKQDYSSSPYSSGDLNKPWPTGITPIPRASMNLEAAPPIEMSEGGIARVLVDKKHPTNGLSGSYDLNPVGMNTFKDQDPSRYTYLVQGHENPYFLAEEGKED from the exons GAATGACAGCAACAGATCCTACAACACATAATGTCACCAGCGATGGGGGAATGATGAACACGACATCCACCACTCCTGCAACTTCAAGCAGCGACCACTCAACCAGCAGTTTTCCAACTTTACCACCACACACCAGTAACGACACCACCGCAAATacaccggtcacacacaccagtaacgaCACCACCGCAAATacaccggtcacacacaccagcaacGACACCACCGCAAGTacaccggtcacacacaccagtaacgacaccaccgcaagtacaccggtcacacacaccagtaacgacaccaccgcaagtacaccggtcacacacaccagtaacgacaccaccgcaagtacaccggtcacacacaccagtaacgacaccaccgcaagtacaccggtcacacacaccagtaactACACCACCGCAAGTacaccggtcacacacaccagtaacgaCACCACCTCAAATacaccggtcacacacaccagcaacGACACCACCGCAAGTacaccggtcacacacaccagtaacgacaccaccgcaagtacaccggtcacacacaccagcaacGACACCACCGCAAGTacaccggtcacacacaccagtaatGACACCACCGCAAGTacaccggtcacacacaccagtaacgacaccaccgcaagtacaccggtcacacacaccagtaacgacaccaccgcaagtacaccggtcacacacaccagtaacgacaccacctcaagtacaccggtcacacacaccagcaacGACACCACCGCAAATacaccggtcacacacaccagtaacgaCACCACCGCAAATacaccggtcacacacaccagtaacgacaccaccgcaagtacaccggtcacacacaccagtaacgacaccaccgcaagtacaccggtcacacacaccagtaacgacaccaccgcaagtacaccggtcacacacaccagtaacgacaccaccgcaagtacaccggtcacacacaccagcaacGACACCACCGCAAGTacaccggtcacacacaccagtaacgacaccaccgcaagtacaccggtcacacacaccagtaacgaCACCACCGCAAATacaccggtcacacacaccagtaacgacaccaccgcaagtacaccggtcacacacaccagtaacgacaccaccgcaagtacaccggtcacacacaccagcaacGACACCACCGCAAATacaccggtcacacacaccagcaacGACACCACCGCAAATacaccggtcacacacaccagcaacGACACCACCTCAAGTacaccggtcacacacaccagtaacgaCACCACCGCAAATACAtcggtcacacacaccagtaacgacaccaccacaagtacaccggtcacacacaccagtaacgaCACCACCGCAAATACAtcggtcacacacaccagtaacgacaccaccacaagtacaccggtcacacacaccagtaacgacaccaccacaagtacaccggtcacacacaccagtaacgacaccaccacaagtacaccggtcacacacaccagtaacgacaccaccgcaagtacaccggtcacacacaccagtaacgacaccaccacaagtacaccggtcacacacaccagtaacgacaccaccacaagtacaccggtcacacacaccagtaacgaCACCACCGCAAATACAtcggtcacacacaccagtaacgacaccaccacaagtacaccggtcacacacaccagtaacgaCACCACCGCAAATACaacggtcacacacaccagtaacgacaccaccacaagtacaccggtcacacacaccagtaacgacaccaccacaagtacaccggtcacacacaccagtaacgaCACCACCGCAAATACAtcggtcacacacaccagtaacgacaccaccacaagtacaccggtcacacacaccagtaacgaCACCACCGCAAATACaacggtcacacacaccagtaacgacaccaccacaagtacaccggtcacacacaccagtaacgacaccacctcaagtacaccggtcacacacaccagtaacgacaccaccacaagtacaccggtcacacacaccagtaacgaCACCACCGCAAATACAtcggtcacacacaccagtaacgacaccaccacaagtacaccggtcacacacaccagtaacgacaccaccacaagtacaccggtcacacacaccagtaacgacaccaccacaagtacaccggtcacacacaccagtaacgaCACCACCGCAAATACAtcggtcacacacaccagtaacgacaccaccacaagtacaccggtcacacacaccagtaacgacaccaccgcaagtacaccggtcacacacaccagtaacgaCACCACCACAAGTACAccagtcacacacaccagtaacgaCACCACCGCAAATACAtcggtcacacacaccagtaacgacaccaccacaagtacaccggtcacacacaccagtaacgaCACCACCGCAAATACAtcggtcacacacaccagtaacgacaccaccacaagtacaccggtcacacacaccagtaacgacaccaccacaagtacaccggtcacacacaccagcaacGACACCACCACAAGTacaccggtcacacacaccagcaacGACACCACCGCAAATacaccggtcacacacaccagtaacgacaccaccacaagtacaccggtcacacacaccagcaacGACACCACCGCAAGTACAAACTCTACTAACATCCCTCCTGAGACTCCTATTCCCACTACTACACCCTTATCCTCCACTAccaccacaaacacaacactcACAACAGTACCCCCACCCTCTTCACCTACCTCCATCTCCAACTCCAGCTCTTTCCCCACAAATACCTCCTCAGACAGTAGCACCGCACCCCCAACCGGAAATACCAGCACCGTTAGTCCCTCAACGACCTCAGGAG TGAGTGGCAATACATCAGCCTCATCTACCACTGGTACTGCTACCACCATCACTGGCACCACCCAGCGACCAACAGACGCCACCACTAacagctcctccaccactccaacgtccatcaccaccatcagtACTGGTACCACCATTAATAGCACCACCCAGCGACCAACAGACGCCACCACCAATAGCTCCTCCACCACTCCAAcatccatcaccaccatcagtACTGGTACCACCATTAATAGCACCACCCAGCGACCAAAAGACACAACAGCAGTCCCGCCCGTCCCTCCTGTTATAG TGTGTCCTGCCGTCCCGTGCCCACTCGACAGCGTCTGTCTTAATAGCACATGCCAGTGTCTCTCTGGTCGCTTCCTGGTGAATGGCCGCTGTGCAGCTG CCCAAGTGTTCCCAGGCCAGCTtcatctcacctccttgacATTTGAAAAGAACATGAGCGACAGGGCCTCAGGAATATTCCAGAAGACAGCAGCTCAGATCTCGGCAGCG CTCAGAGAGGCCCTCAAAAATCAGCCGGGGTATAAACAATCAGATGTTGTGCAACTTGA ACCAGGAAGTGTACAAGCAACTGTAAACAACATATTTGACAACACAACCGCCACTAAAGAGTCTGTTAATCAGGCCATCAATGAAGCTATAGCCAACCCGTCAAATGGCCTGTTGGCTAATGCTACATTTATAG GTATCAACCTGTGTATGCAGGAGCCACTTCCATGTGAATTCTCCACGACAACGTGCAGAAATTCAAATGGCCAAGCTGCTTGTTCCTGTAAAGAGGGCTACATCGCCATCCCGTACTCCAACACCAGCTGCAGTG TGTGTCTAAGTGGGCAGAGGGCAGTGGGAAACGTGTGCCAACT CTGTGCATTCGGTTACGCTGGCTTAAACTGCAATGACT CGTCGCTGCTCGCGGTGGTGATCATCTCCTGTATGCTGGGAGCTCTTCTCATCATCGTCCTGGCTTTGCTCATATATTGCTACTG TAGGGGATTCACAAGGAGCAAGCAGGACTACAGCAGCAGCCCGTACTCATCCGGTGATTTAAACAAGCCCTGGCCCACTGGCATCACCCCCATCCCCCGAGCCTCCATGAACTTAGAGGCAGCTCCTCCAATAGAGATGTCAGAAGGGGGCATCGCTCGTGTTCTGGTGGACAAAAAACATCCAACCAACGGATTG TCGGGATCATATGATCTCAACCCAGTAGGGATGAACACCTTCAAAGATCAAGACCCATCCCGGTACACCTATCTGGTTCAAGGCCACGAGAACCCCTACTTCTTAGCGGAAGAAGGCAAGGAGGACTGA